A single window of Cottoperca gobio chromosome 9, fCotGob3.1, whole genome shotgun sequence DNA harbors:
- the LOC115013458 gene encoding endonuclease G, mitochondrial-like isoform X1, whose translation MRLWCRTGATLVLGAGLGAAASRLLSVRGGEEEEQRPEGLPELLSKIPVLPVPRVEASELTQVSPGGSGALMKYGFPSLANIKTRESYITSYDPRTRTASWVIERLNPASLNGPSDRKYCDFKEDDSVHVFHRSTNADYRGSGFDRGHLAAAANHKWSQKAMEDTFYLSNVAPQNPNLNQKTWNNLEKLCRSLTKRHLNVYVCTGPLYLPRQEADGKLYVRYQVLGRNHVAVPTHFFKVLILEQAEGRGVELRSYVLPNEPIDEKIPLERFLVPIETIERAAGLQFVPNIMKRTSSLQAITAR comes from the exons ATGAGGCTGTGGTGTCGGACCGGAGCGACCTTGGTGCTCGGAGCGGGACTGGGAGCCGCAGCGAGCCGCCTGCTGAGCGTCAGAGgcggggaagaggaggagcagagaccCGAAGGTCTGCCGGAACTACTGAGCAAAATCCCGGTGCTGCCGGTACCGAGAGTGGAGGCGTCCGAGCTGACG CAGGTGAGTCCAGGTGGGTCCGGAGCGCTGATGAAGTATGGCTTCCCTTCATTGGCCAACATCAAGACCAGAGAGTCCTACATCACCTCCTACGACCCGCGCACACGCACTGCATCCTGGGTAATAGAGAGGCTAAACCCCGCCTCCTTGAACGGCCcgtcagacaggaagtactGCGACTTCAAAGAGGACGACAG CGTGCACGTCTTCCACCGGTCTACTAACGCTGACTACAGGGGGAGTGGCTTCGACAGAGGTCACCTGGCTGCTGCAGCCAATCACAAGTGGAGCCAGAAAGCCATGGAGGACACCTTCTACCTGAGCAACGTCGCcccacag aaccCTAACCTGAACCAGAAAACGTGGAACAATCTGGAGAAACTTTGCCGCTCTCTGACCAAACGTCACCTGAACGTCTACGTCTGCACCGGGCCACTCTACCTGCCCAG GCAGGAGGCTGACGGGAAACTTTACGTACGATATCAAGTCTTAGGACGAAACCACGTTGCCGTGCCGACGCACTTCTTCAAG GTGTTGATCCTGGAGCAGGCGGAGGGCAGGGGGGTGGAGCTTCGGTCCTATGTTTTACCAAATGAACCAATCGATGAGAAGATTCCTCTGGAGCGTTTCCTGGTTCCCATAGAAACCATCGAGAGAGCGGCGGGACTTCAGTTTGTCCCAAACATCATGAAGAGGACGAGCAGCCTGCAGGCCATCACTGCACGATGA
- the LOC115013458 gene encoding endonuclease G, mitochondrial-like isoform X2, protein MRLWCRTGATLVLGAGLGAAASRLLSVRGGEEEEQRPEGLPELLSKIPVLPVPRVEASELTVSPGGSGALMKYGFPSLANIKTRESYITSYDPRTRTASWVIERLNPASLNGPSDRKYCDFKEDDSVHVFHRSTNADYRGSGFDRGHLAAAANHKWSQKAMEDTFYLSNVAPQNPNLNQKTWNNLEKLCRSLTKRHLNVYVCTGPLYLPRQEADGKLYVRYQVLGRNHVAVPTHFFKVLILEQAEGRGVELRSYVLPNEPIDEKIPLERFLVPIETIERAAGLQFVPNIMKRTSSLQAITAR, encoded by the exons ATGAGGCTGTGGTGTCGGACCGGAGCGACCTTGGTGCTCGGAGCGGGACTGGGAGCCGCAGCGAGCCGCCTGCTGAGCGTCAGAGgcggggaagaggaggagcagagaccCGAAGGTCTGCCGGAACTACTGAGCAAAATCCCGGTGCTGCCGGTACCGAGAGTGGAGGCGTCCGAGCTGACG GTGAGTCCAGGTGGGTCCGGAGCGCTGATGAAGTATGGCTTCCCTTCATTGGCCAACATCAAGACCAGAGAGTCCTACATCACCTCCTACGACCCGCGCACACGCACTGCATCCTGGGTAATAGAGAGGCTAAACCCCGCCTCCTTGAACGGCCcgtcagacaggaagtactGCGACTTCAAAGAGGACGACAG CGTGCACGTCTTCCACCGGTCTACTAACGCTGACTACAGGGGGAGTGGCTTCGACAGAGGTCACCTGGCTGCTGCAGCCAATCACAAGTGGAGCCAGAAAGCCATGGAGGACACCTTCTACCTGAGCAACGTCGCcccacag aaccCTAACCTGAACCAGAAAACGTGGAACAATCTGGAGAAACTTTGCCGCTCTCTGACCAAACGTCACCTGAACGTCTACGTCTGCACCGGGCCACTCTACCTGCCCAG GCAGGAGGCTGACGGGAAACTTTACGTACGATATCAAGTCTTAGGACGAAACCACGTTGCCGTGCCGACGCACTTCTTCAAG GTGTTGATCCTGGAGCAGGCGGAGGGCAGGGGGGTGGAGCTTCGGTCCTATGTTTTACCAAATGAACCAATCGATGAGAAGATTCCTCTGGAGCGTTTCCTGGTTCCCATAGAAACCATCGAGAGAGCGGCGGGACTTCAGTTTGTCCCAAACATCATGAAGAGGACGAGCAGCCTGCAGGCCATCACTGCACGATGA